In a genomic window of Sarcophilus harrisii chromosome 4, mSarHar1.11, whole genome shotgun sequence:
- the STX6 gene encoding syntaxin-6 isoform X2, translating to MTSGKEMKDQMSSSSVQALTERKNRQALLGESGGQSWNAGADKYGRLDRELQRANAHFIEEQQAQQQLIVEQQDEQLELVSGSIGVLKNMSQRIGGELEEQAVMLDDFSHELDSTQSRLDNVMKKLAKVSHMTSDRRQWCAIIVLFGILLVVLILFLVL from the exons ATGACTTCAGGCAAG GAAATGAAGGATCAGATGTCAAGTTCATCAGTTCAGGCattaactgaaagaaaaaatagacag GCACTGCTAGGAGAAAGTGGGGGTCAGAGTTGGAATGCTGGGGCAGATAAATATGGCCGCCTGGATCGAGAACTGCAGCGAGCTAATGCCCACTTCATTGAGGAACAGCAGGCGCAGCAACAG TTGATTGTGGAACAGCAGGATGAGCAGTTAGAGCTGGTCTCTGGCAGCATTGGGGTGCTGAAGAACATGTCACAGCGCATTGGTGGAGAGCTAGAGGAACAGGCAGT AATGTTAGATGACTTCTCTCATGAGTTGGACAGCACACAGTCTCGGCTAGACAACGTGATGAAGAAACTTGCAAAAGTTTCCCATATGACCAGCG ATCGTCGGCAGTGGTGTGCCATCATCGTTCTCTTTGGGATCTTACTGGTAGTGCTCATTCTCTTTCTGGTGCTGTGA